The Coffea arabica cultivar ET-39 chromosome 4e, Coffea Arabica ET-39 HiFi, whole genome shotgun sequence genome includes a window with the following:
- the LOC113741324 gene encoding uncharacterized protein — MSLLETIIKASSGLARPDYESEYPIVLNPDPVFLNLKPENEDPIDRILVKKDDGWPIAQNDAERIELGRNFFKKLRRKLKNANSFTKDEFFEMFNPFLEKNGEILGISAEIGRREVGYSVKLVEKVGYLMGRDVRGLILEACIVLELWDVLESLIVNKLVLHSCVSNLVNNLIEKRRSDLIVLCVKHIGDIQTYEIMCILKYFLCPSKEGYESMVSVRKDWESQALLAIEKVSDKNLTGKKLSVARDASLLIMVAYDGFSVSELCLHYLLASKNVDDVILASCISKLNGLEMMSLIQYLSKWLNKYERFPQVSPCPKASSLLGLKVCEWIPSLQDVVRCLGLVIDEHFSSLVLHPEFHEEMRSLGGLASSLAAEARLCGSLANLTERLRTDHRG, encoded by the exons ATGTCGTTACTAGAAACAATCATAAAAGCTTCATCCGGCCTGGCTCGGCCGGATTATGAGTCAGAGTACCCTATAGTTCTGAACCCAGACCCCGTTTTCCTGAACCTTAAGCCTGAAAATGAGGACCCAATTGATAGAATACTAGTTAAAAAGGATGATGGTTGGCCGATTGCGCAAAATGATGCTGAAAGAATTGAATTAGGCCGAAATTTCTTCAAGAAGTTGAGAAGAAAGCTGAAGAATGCTAACAGTTTCACTAAAGATGAGTTTTTTGAGATGTTCAATccatttttggagaaaaatgggGAGATATTAGGAATTTCGGCTGAAATTGGAAGGCGGGAGGTAGGTTATAGTGTGAAATTGGTTGAAAAGGTGGGATATTTAATGGGGAGAGATGTGAGGGGCTTAATTTTGGAGGCTTGTATTGTTTTGGAGCTCTGGGATGTTTTGGAGAGTTTGATTGTTAATAAGCTTGTTCTGCATTCCTGTGTTTCTAATTTGGTTAATAATTTGATTGAAAAAAGGAGGTCTGATTTGATTGTGTTGTGCGTTAAGCACATCGGTGACATTCAGACTTACGAAATTATGTGTATTTTGAAGTATTTTTTGTGTCCCTCAAAGGAGGGGTATGAGAGTATGGTTAGTGTGaggaaggattgggagagtCAAGCATTGTTAGCTATTGAAAAGGTTAGTGATAAGAATCTTACTGGGAAGAAATTGAGTGTGGCAAGGGATGCTTCTTTGTTGATTATGGTGGCATATGATGGATTCTCGGTATCAGAATTGTGCTTGCATTATTTGCTAGCGTCAAAGAATGTTGATGATGTGATATTGGCATCTTGTATTAGTAAGTTGAATGGTTTGGAAATGATGAGTTTGATTCAGTATTTGAGCAAGTGGTTGAACAAGTATGAGAGGTTTCCTCAAGTGAGTCCCTGTCCAAAGGCATCTTCATTGTTGGGGCTGAAAGTTTGTGAATGGATTCCAAGTCTTCAAGACGTTGTCAGGTGTCTTGGTTTGGTTATAGATGAGCACTTTTCTTCTTTGGTTCTGCATCCCGAGTTTCATGAGGAGATGAGATCCTTAGGAGGACTGGCTAGTTCTTTAGCTGCAGAAGCAAGGCTCTGTGGTTCTCTGGCAAATTTGACTGAGAGGTTGAGAACAGATCATAGAG GCTAA